Genomic window (Chondrocystis sp. NIES-4102):
AGAGCAGTATTATGTGGCTATTATGGCATGGGAAACGCAGGGGACGAAGCCTTATTAGTCTCTCTGTTGCAAATGCTGCCGACATCAATTGAAGCGATCGTCTTATCGGGTGATCCTCAAACTACCGAAAAACAATATGGAGTCATTAGCTATCAGCGCAAATCTAGTTTAGCAATTATCAAAGCCTTAAACCAAGCAGAAATATTTATCTGGGGTGGTGGAAGTTTAATGCAGGATAGCACAAGTATTGCTAGTCCAATATACTATGCTGGGTTGATGGCTTTAGCTCAAAAAAAAGGTTTAAAAACGATCGCCTGGGCGCAGGGAATAGGGCCCCTAACAAAACCTCTAACTCGTTGGTTAACAAAACAGGTATTATTAGGATGTGATGCTATTACTGTTAGAGATAACGCTTCAGCAGAATTATTAAATAGTTGGCAATTAGAACATTTAATTGCACCTGATCCAGTTTGGGCATTAAAAAGTAAACCCGTAGCTCAATTAGATGAAATTAATATATCTCAGGTGGCGGTAATTTTGCGATCGCATCCCCTACTTACTACCCAACGTTTAAAAGTTTTAATTAAGGCTTTACAAGATTTTCAACAACAAACCCAAAGCTTTTTACTACTAATTCCTTTTCAACCACGTCAAGATATGGCGATCGCCCAAACCATAGCGGAGCAATTAAACCAAAATTATCAAGTTTTATCCCTCAGTGATCCACAAGAATTAATGGGACTATTTAAACAAGTTAAAATGGCGATCGGGATGCGCCTACATAGTTTAATTATGGCAGCAGCAGCAAATTGTCATTGTTTTGCACTGAGTTACGATCCTAAAGTAAGTCAGTTAATGAAAGATCTAGATTTACCAGGATATGAATTAACAGATCTACCATTAGATCCACAAATAATTAGTAGTAATTGGATAAGAGAATATAATTACGGACAACCTTTAAATAAAATTGAAATTCAATCTTTGAGGGATGAAGCCCTAATTCATCAACAACTATTAAGAAAAGTCATCGTAAATGATGATTAAAAATAATCTACCTTGGCATTTTTGGCAGCAAAGTATAAGCTATATCTAACTAAATCTAAAGTCAAGTAAAAGAATAAAATCCTCCTCTCAATCAACCTCTATACTGAACTTAAAATCAGCCAAATAATCATGCTTTTTTAATGGAGCAAATTTAACACAGTTTTTAGGGGAAATTACCTAGTTTAAAACTTTAGATTTTGTCGCTGTATATTCTGACCAACCTTCTAGATATAAACACTATGAGCGAAGCTAACAATAATACCAATTATCTTGATTCTCAATCCAATTTTACCAGCCTAAATCAACCTGGGAATGAACAGAAGTTAGCAACAGAAACAGTCAGCCAACCTATTACAAATCATAGCCGTTATCTGAGCGAGGATATCATTCCTCTTGAAAGCTTTCAAATTAAGAATGCCAAAGCCGAAGAATCTTTAGAATTAAAAATGGATTGGCAAAAAATAGCTTTAAAACTTAGAGAATACAATCGTAAATTACTTAAAAATGTCTTTCGTTTAGAACAAGAATTAGCAGACATTGATAATAAATATAACAAGTATGTAGAAAAATCTCAGACAAGCGATGTCTTGGTGGCTCAACAAGCCGAAGAAATAAAAACCTATCAAGAACAAATATCTCAACTTAATCAACAAATAGATGAGCAAGAAATAACAATTAATGATTTATCACAACAGTATGAATTGTCTCAACAACAAACAGTTCAATTAGAAAAAGAGTGTAGTTTATTACAGCAAGACTACGAAAAACAAGCCACTGAATTAGCTGCAAAAGGTAGAGAAGTAAAAGAATTACAAACTAAAATCTGTCAACAACAGCGTTATGCTTTGCAATATAAAGCCGAATTAAAACGTTATCAAGAAAAAACTACTATCAGTAGTGTTTCTAGTCCTGATCCCGTAATTACTCCTAAAGTTAGCTATTCAAACAACCGTTCAATTAAACCTTGGTCAACTTCAACTATTCGAGATCCAAAAATATCTTTACCTCAAACAGCTAAAATCGAACCTTTACAACCTACCCCAACTGTACAAAAAACTGAAGATATTGCACCTTGGTCAGCACCATTATCTCAGCAAAAGAGCGAACAATCAACAGTAAATTCAGCATCTAAAGCTAAATCTCAGTCCCTAGCTGCGGTTGATTTACCTAGTTTTCCTCGTTCTCGATAAATAATTAACTCTCTACTGCTAAAGGGGAAATAGGAAATTGTCTTATCTTCCCCTGTAAATAAGCTCAGTTATTCTTCAAAGTCTAGAGATATAGCCGTACATGATTAGTTGCTTGACAATTCGGGTGATTATTAAACAGTAAGGAGTAAGGTAGTGGGAGTAAGAGTTGAGTTAGTAATTAAAAAGCTAGTATTGCTATAGTAAAAATTAGCTTCACTTATAAACTATACGAGTATCCACAATAGAAAGCTTAATTTCGTTGCTTGGTTGCAATAGATGTTGCCATCCCAATTGAGAAAGTAAATCAGTCCATGCAAAAGCTATATCTGGATCATTGGGTTTATTGATACGACTTTGCGCCAGGTGAGTTAGAGCGTCGTATAAAAGGTTGTGTTGCACATATACAGCATATTTTTCCAAGTTTGAACTATTAGCTAATTGAGTTTGTAACTCTTGGTTAGATGGCTGACGAGATAACCAGCCTGATAAAGCCATATCTATTTCTTGTTTTGTGCCAGCACAGTCAATTTGCAGACTCCAAGTATAGTTTACCTTTGGGGAAAGGGCATATTGTGCTTTTGGAGGTAGAGCAATACCTATAATTCCTGATGGCTGCGGTGTGGAGAGGATAGCAGTA
Coding sequences:
- a CDS encoding putative polysaccharide pyruvyl transferase, producing the protein MSPTRAVLCGYYGMGNAGDEALLVSLLQMLPTSIEAIVLSGDPQTTEKQYGVISYQRKSSLAIIKALNQAEIFIWGGGSLMQDSTSIASPIYYAGLMALAQKKGLKTIAWAQGIGPLTKPLTRWLTKQVLLGCDAITVRDNASAELLNSWQLEHLIAPDPVWALKSKPVAQLDEINISQVAVILRSHPLLTTQRLKVLIKALQDFQQQTQSFLLLIPFQPRQDMAIAQTIAEQLNQNYQVLSLSDPQELMGLFKQVKMAIGMRLHSLIMAAAANCHCFALSYDPKVSQLMKDLDLPGYELTDLPLDPQIISSNWIREYNYGQPLNKIEIQSLRDEALIHQQLLRKVIVNDD